A window of Deinococcus sp. YIM 134068 genomic DNA:
CCCTCCTGACGGCCACGCTGCTGGGAACCTTCGTGCTGCTCTTCCGGCCCGGCCACCCGGCAGGCCTGCTCCAGAACAGTCCGCCGTGGTGGGCGTGGCTCGGCGGGGCCTTCGGGGCCGCCTACCTCCTCGGCCTGACTGCCCTCGCGCCGCGTCTGGGCACGGCCACCCTCCTGAGCCTGATCGTGCTGGGGCAACTCCTCGTCGCGGGCGTGCTGGAGCATTTCGGGTGGCTCGGCGTGCGGCAACATGCGCTCTCGCCGGGGCGGCTGCTGGGGTTGACGCTGGTGGTGCTGGGGGTCGTGCTGGTGCGGAGGTTTTGAGGGAGCCGTCAGCCGTCAGCTCTCAGCAGGCCGGACCGTGAGGGGGAGGAGAGAGAACGGAGCCTGGATGAGACCTCCTTCAAACGTCGCAGAAGGCAGAAAGCGGAAGGCTGACCCCGCGTTCCCCACGCCTGGTGGCCTCCGCCTTCGACCTTCTGCTCCCCAGCGCCCACGTTCACAGGAGGCCAATGGAACCTCCCCCTCCCCCTCCCGAAATGGAAGCGCTACCGTTTTTCAAGTCCAGATGTACCCGCCGGGCGGGGTGTATAGTCCGCGCATGGTGTGGCACATCACCGGCGTAGCCATATGATCGCCCAACTGTTGGAGCTGAGACACCCGCTGGCCGAACTCGTCGGTTGGGACGACCGGGTGCGGCTGATGGTCCGCCCGCGCCGCTATGAGCATGTGCTGCGGGTGGCCGAACTCGCCTGCCGGATCGCCCGCGCGAACGGGCTGGACGAGGCGCGGGCCTACGCGGCGGGGCTGCTGCACGACATCGCCCGCGACCTGCCCGACGTCGAACTCCTGCGCCTCGCGCCGCCCGAGTGCGCCATCGACGCCGCGCATCCGCTCGCCCTGCACGGGCGGGCCGCCCGCGTGTTGCTCGAACGCTGGGGCTACCGCGACCCGGTGGTGCTGGAGGCGGTGGAGGACCACACGACCGGCCCGCGCGGGGGCAATCCGGTCGCCGACTGCGTGTACATCGCCGACGTGTCCGAGCCGGGGCGTGGCGTGAACGACGACCTGCGCGAACTCGCCCTGCACGACCTGCCCACGGCGCTGAGCGGGGCCATCGTCTCGAAGGTGACGTACCTGCAAGGGCGCGGGATCACGGTGCATCCGCGCACCCTGCGGGCCTACCACGCGCTGCCCTGCGTGCGGCAGGCGCTCGCGGAGGGGGAGGGGCCGCTGCCCACCCGGCCCGACCCGGCGCAGACGTTCGAGCGGCCCCCGCGTCGACGCCGCCCTTCCCGCCCGCACGCATGACCTATCCCGCGTCCCGGCGCTCCCTCGCCCGGCTGCGCGCCCTGCAAGTCGCGGGGCTGAGCCTCTCCGCGCTGTCGCTGGGAGGCTTCGCGGTGCTGAGTGCGCCCGGCTCCGCCCCCATGAGTGTGTCGGTGCCGCAGGGAGGCGTGCCGCGTTTCACGTTGCTGCTCGCCGGGCGGGACATCGTGTACTGCGCCTACCGCACCCCCTGCCGGGACCAGGAGCAGCGCACGGGCCTCTTCCAGCCGCCGAACACCGACACGCTGATGCTCGTGCGGGTGGACGCCGGGCGCGTGAGCGTGCTGAGCATCCCGCGCGACACGAACGTGGGGGAGTTCGACCCGCAGGGGTCCATCGCCGCCCAGAAGGTGAACAGCCAGTACTGGTCGGGTGGCCCGGAGGCCCTCACCCGCGCGGTGGAGACGATCACCGGGGAGCGGGTGGACGGCTACGTCGTCGTCCGCACCGACTACGTGGCGCGGGTGATCGACGCGCTGGGCGGGCTGGACGTGACGGTCCCGGAGGGCGGCATCGAGTGGATCGACCAGGCGGCGGGCGTGGACCTGCGGCTCCCGGCGGGGAACCACCACCTCGCCGGGGAGCAGGCCGTGCTGTTCCTGCGGGTCCGCAAGGGCTTCGGGGACGACTACGGGCGCATCGACCACCAGAAGCAGGCGCTGACCCAGCTCGCCGGGCGGCTGAGGTCGCCACGGGGAGTCGCGGCCCTGCCCACCATCGTCGGGGGCATCGGCGACGGGGTGGAGACGAACGCCGATCCGGGGCTGCTCCCCAGCCTGCTTCCGCACCTGCCGGGGCTGCGGCTCACCTTCGCCACGCTGCCCACGCGGCCCATCGAGGGCACCTTCAACCTCGCGGCGGACCGGGAGGCGCTCGCCCGGCTGTGGGGTCAGGGGGCCGAAGTCACGTCGACGGGAGTCGGAGCCGTCCCCGACGTGAGCGTGCGGGTGGTGGACGCGAGCGGCGCGAACCTCGGCCCCGGCCTGGAGCGGGCGCTGCGAACGCTGGGGTACGCCCAGGTGACGGTGGAGACGGCCCCCCCCAGCGGCGAGGCGAGCCAGACCTTCACGGGAACGAGCGTGGAGGCGGCGAACGAACTCGCGGGCGCATTGGGGCTGGCGCGGCTGCAAGGTGAGCGCTTCCCGGTCTCGGCGAACGAGGTCGGTATCCTGCTGGGGGCCGACGCCCGCACGAGCCTCGCCGCCCTCGCCGACCTGAGTGGCAGCCGGGGCGCGGGCCTCACCCTGAGCCGCACGCCCAATACGGAGACCCCATGACCCCAGCATCCACCGATCCCATCCAGACACAGCTCCGCGCCATCGTGGACGCCGCCCGTGAACGCCGCGCCGAGGACGTCGTTGTTCTCGACCTCACCGACGTGTCCTCCACCCTCGAATACTTCGTGATCTGCACGGCGACCGCCGGTTTGCAGCTCAACGCCGTTCAGGAAAATATCCGCAACAAGGCGCAGGAGGCGGGCCTGCCCCGTCCCA
This region includes:
- a CDS encoding DMT family transporter, translated to MLWLPVLLALLAGAVVPLQASANARLALAAGHPAWGALTNALLTATLLGTFVLLFRPGHPAGLLQNSPPWWAWLGGAFGAAYLLGLTALAPRLGTATLLSLIVLGQLLVAGVLEHFGWLGVRQHALSPGRLLGLTLVVLGVVLVRRF
- the yqeK gene encoding bis(5'-nucleosyl)-tetraphosphatase (symmetrical) YqeK, which gives rise to MIAQLLELRHPLAELVGWDDRVRLMVRPRRYEHVLRVAELACRIARANGLDEARAYAAGLLHDIARDLPDVELLRLAPPECAIDAAHPLALHGRAARVLLERWGYRDPVVLEAVEDHTTGPRGGNPVADCVYIADVSEPGRGVNDDLRELALHDLPTALSGAIVSKVTYLQGRGITVHPRTLRAYHALPCVRQALAEGEGPLPTRPDPAQTFERPPRRRRPSRPHA
- a CDS encoding LCP family protein, encoding MTYPASRRSLARLRALQVAGLSLSALSLGGFAVLSAPGSAPMSVSVPQGGVPRFTLLLAGRDIVYCAYRTPCRDQEQRTGLFQPPNTDTLMLVRVDAGRVSVLSIPRDTNVGEFDPQGSIAAQKVNSQYWSGGPEALTRAVETITGERVDGYVVVRTDYVARVIDALGGLDVTVPEGGIEWIDQAAGVDLRLPAGNHHLAGEQAVLFLRVRKGFGDDYGRIDHQKQALTQLAGRLRSPRGVAALPTIVGGIGDGVETNADPGLLPSLLPHLPGLRLTFATLPTRPIEGTFNLAADREALARLWGQGAEVTSTGVGAVPDVSVRVVDASGANLGPGLERALRTLGYAQVTVETAPPSGEASQTFTGTSVEAANELAGALGLARLQGERFPVSANEVGILLGADARTSLAALADLSGSRGAGLTLSRTPNTETP
- the rsfS gene encoding ribosome silencing factor, producing the protein MTPASTDPIQTQLRAIVDAARERRAEDVVVLDLTDVSSTLEYFVICTATAGLQLNAVQENIRNKAQEAGLPRPSVEGPSERWLLLAFGGSIVVHIMTKDAREYYDLEGLWSDARTLSFPEQATERG